GTGATCACATTTTTATCACTAAGCCATTGATGAACTTGATTGGGGCCGTGATTACGATAAGTCACAAAACGATGGTAATACCATTTTAAGAATTCCGCCGGTTGTGATTTATACATTGCGCGCGTAGCCATTTCTTGAGGAGTGTAGTTAGCCGAACCTATCGTCCAAAATCCATCCTCTCCCCGGAAAGTCGGAATACCACTTTCAGCACTTACACCAGCACCTGTGATATATAACGTTTGCGACATAATACGCCCTCAATCCACGTAAGTTCGACTCACGATAACGTAAAGTAAACACCCACAGCGAGTAATACAAGTATGCCCACAAGCCCAAACATTGGCAGCTTACTGACTGACTCGGGTTTTTTGAGTGCATTATTCGTGACTGTGGCTTCATTCTCAGAAGGTTTATCATCTAGCACTCCCCCTGCGGGGTTAGTTGATTGAGGCAAAGACTGCTTTGAGGTCTGAGCTTCTGTCGTTCCCTCAAAGGCCGTACATGGGATCTGCCATTGATACCCTTTTCTCGAAAAGGTTTTGATAGCATCATCCCCAAATAAAGCGCGTAAATGCCCGATATTTTGAAATACGACCTG
This genomic interval from Pseudoalteromonas galatheae contains the following:
- a CDS encoding winged helix-turn-helix domain-containing protein is translated as MKFAFKDFLFDSKELKLYKDDRKLNLKQKPAQILELFLTAPQTIHSKEDILEKVWPDRKVTDQVVFQNIGHLRALFGDDAIKTFSRKGYQWQIPCTAFEGTTEAQTSKQSLPQSTNPAGGVLDDKPSENEATVTNNALKKPESVSKLPMFGLVGILVLLAVGVYFTLS